The following proteins are encoded in a genomic region of Coffea eugenioides isolate CCC68of chromosome 6, Ceug_1.0, whole genome shotgun sequence:
- the LOC113775314 gene encoding U3 small nucleolar RNA-associated protein 25-like, translating to MGKPGFARKRGLKRVNSSKPFKKFKNLKLNPGAEKLVPKHPLENDSEDWSDENSEAELETKEEEEVEEDIVFNRKPTMYDNLLKRLGSSSQLIANAIKQRKRGEEGKSDTEDDESESEVEDDNEGSIDECPRRIEMINGAKESGVPGSTEKSEDSGSDDGEIGASDSDEEHDSRTNVESITSRSTFSSHLEYKLSQGEVDNLFKRKWNYKWEVPALRAPNCKWRGTGDCFLKDIDMNEMCGLKPRLYKHWVDVYQGSGGTDFQSSEQRFFFSICNSYRDVLHHNKKPFYLKGQEDSSILDAYVLHTLNHVLRTRDLISKNDAKVADAQGQGGILNGDGFLDHGFTRPKVLILLPLASIAFWVVKRLIQLTPSKHKVNIEHMDRFTEEFGSGGVESEEEDEDVENSKRKKSSKPSDFQSLFGGNNNDHFMIGIKYMGRKIKLYADFYSSDIIVASPLGLITKIGAAEVEKEKDIDYLSSIEVLIIDHADVILMQNWSHVNTVVEQLNRLPVKQHGTDIMRIRPWYLDGQAQFYRQTIILGSHLNPDINSLFNRHCLNYEGKVKLVCLYKGVLPKVLIPVRQIYERFEADSIADADDARFQYFCKKVFPKIKDSIQGGIMLCISSYFEFVRLRNFLKSQEASFCLLGEYTKQSDISRGRVWFFQGQRKIMLYTERAHFYHRYKIRAIQKLIIYSLPERKEFYPEIVNMLEGSQNMSCTVLFSRFDQFRLERIVGSASAKRMITSEKGVFVFC from the exons ATGGGAAAACCAGGATTTGCAAGAAAAAGAG GATTGAAGAGAGTGAACAGTTCAAAGCCATTTAAGAAGTTCAAAAATCTGAAGCTAAATCCTGGAGCAGAAAAACTTGTACCTAAGCATCCTCTAGAAAATGACTCAG AGGATTGGTCTGATGAAAATTCTGAGGCTGAATTAGAaaccaaagaagaagaagaagtagaaGAGGATATTGTTTTTAACAGAAAGCCAACAATGTATGACAATTTATTGAAGAGGTTGGGATCAAGTAGTCAATTAATTGCAAATGCGATTAAGCAAAG AAAAAGAGGAGAAGAAGGGAAAAGTGATACAGAAGATGATGAATCAGAAAGTGAGGTTGAAGATGACAATGAAG gGAGTATTGATGAGTGTCCTAGAAGAATTGAAATGATAAATGGTGCCAAAGAAAGTGGTGTGCCGGGTTCTACAGAAAAGAGTGAAGATTCTGGATCAGATGATGGAGAGATTGGTGCCTCTGACTCAGACGAAGAACATGATTCGAGAACAAATGTTGAATCCATTACCAGCAGAAG TACATTCAGCAGTCACTTGGAATATAAATTATCTCAAGGAGAGGTTGACAACTTATTCAAGAGGAAATGGAATTACAAATGGGAAGTTCCTGCTCTTCGTGCACCCAATTGCAAGTGGAGAGGAACTGGAGACTGTTTTTTGAAG GACATTGACATGAATGAAATGTGTGGCCTGAAGCCAAGATTGTATAAGCATTGGGTAGATGTCTATCAAGGATCTGGCGGCACTGATTTTCAATCATCTGAGCAGAGATTCTTTTTCTCCATCT GCAACAGCTATCGGGATGTATTACACCATAACAAGAAGCCTTTTTATCTTAAAGGTCAAGAGGACTCGAGTATCCTGGATGCTTATGTTTTGCACACT TTAAATCATGTTTTGAGAACAAGGGATTTGATCAGTAAAAATGATGCAAAAGTGGCTGATGCTCAAGGACAAGGGGGCATTCTCAATGGTGATGGTTTCCTGGACCATGGGTTTACTCGTCCTAAG GTCTTGATCCTTTTGCCTTTAGCAAGCATTGCATTTTGGGTAGTAAAGAGGTTGATCCAGTTAACCCCTTCAAAGCATAAG GTTAATATTGAACACATGGATCGCTTTACTGAGGAGTTTGGGAGTGGAGGAGTTGAAAGTGAGGAGGAGGATGAGGATGTTGAgaactcaaaaagaaagaagTCCTCTAAACCTTCTGACTTTCAGTCATTGTTTGGTGGGAATAACAATGATCATTTCATGATAGGCATCAAGTATATGGG GAGGAAGATCAAGTTATATGCTGATTTTTATTCCTCAGACATAATAGTTGCTTCCCCTCTTGGTTTGATCACT AAAATTGGCGCGGCAGAAGTagagaaagaaaaggatattgATTATCTTTCCTCCATAGAG GTTTTGATTATTGACCACGCAGATGTCATACTAATGCAG AATTGGTCTCATGTGAACACAGTAGTTGAACAATTAAACCGGTTACCTGTGAAGCAGCATGGAACTGATATAATGCGCATACGACCATG GTACCTAGATGGACAAGCGCAATTCTATCGACAAACAATAATTCTAGGTTCTCACTTAAACCCAG ACATCAATTCACTGTTCAATCGGCACTGCCTTAACTACGAGGGAAAG GTCAAGTTGGTGTGCCTTTATAAAGGTGTTCTTCCAAAAGTATTGATCCCTGTACGGCAG ATATACGAGCGGTTTGAAGCAGACTCGATTGCAGATGCTGATGATGCTCGTTTCCAGTATTTTTGTAAGAAG GTGTTTCCCAAAATAAAAGACTCTATCCAG GGTGGAATTATGCTATGTATTAGTTCTTATTTCGAGTTTGTTCGACTCCGAAAttttttgaaatctcaagaagCATCGTTCTGCCTTCTTGGAGA GTACACCAAACAAAGTGATATATCTCGTGGGCGAGTTTGGTTCTTCCAAGGACAGCGGAAAATCATGCTATACACTGAGAGAGCTCACTTCTACCACAGATACAAG ATCCGTGCTATTCAGAAATTGATCATTTATTCTCTTCCGGAGAGGAAAGAATTTTACCCTGAG ATAGTAAATATGCTCGAAGGATCTCAAAACATGTCTTGTACCGTGCTATTTTCTCGTTTTGATCAGTTCCGG CTTGAAAGAATTGTTGGTTCTGCATCTGCAAAAAGAATGATTACATCAGAGAAGGGTGTTTTTGTATTCTGTTAG